In Festucalex cinctus isolate MCC-2025b chromosome 21, RoL_Fcin_1.0, whole genome shotgun sequence, one genomic interval encodes:
- the mia3 gene encoding transport and Golgi organization protein 1 homolog isoform X1: MAAKHFYRKGFLLLLFNFISTAALEKRFSDFKRCADEECSMLLCRGKAVEDFKGPDCRFLSFKKSETVYVYYKLSGKRADMWAGSVGSLFGYFPMDLLDVNHVYTGNEVEVPTEETDFVCFDTGFDQFDNYDIDSLLSFSTQESNVENEQNPDETQVPEDAAKDTSAREEEAVNDSEEGTEDDMASNDQSASFLQLDLENESQEQENVPDTDVTPDDTDDAADDDMNEQITTTDYFLEDAELEHETKDLHKEREEESLPKDALTSEHITVSTSQGDKISELGTTFGSTFDAVTTDAEATIKVTPYEQEENEVFEDHSDRHGDADEERPTPLLSFSEEQADTVVVAEDDKSKPDDEKVTSTPFDESVSSESDPEWTDQEISSEEDLEEELESETPLSEEEPQNDTTPENDDPVLGDSPDSKENKDPENLDPFNTVSLDSLSSDPKDHTEPDNLDPISTDSRDSLHVAQTKTVVEEVLFDPEENDGSLAIKLEEPQAERPRHADELERQGERTVHSTFDSVSVHQAELHKKLTEEHTPKKELTEEVGTAKEKTHDYSVVMEDKKELNEALFESETERHEALEINRDVPSKEMQSLDSFIKLDNEAAGADVLLQKQLLSDSERSQQNEPHIDEEKTEIDEDKREEREDLLEDENALSANPLPETSPHDTSNPEPVYSDSVQRLTLLHGHHTEEKMLRLQKFLGLNNLYKVESMFSDLDTELKDTRLTHKGTAQDLDVVLGNILETSESTILDEVEKILHEKILHSQHSIYDEKQRQDMIAHGTDILDDFQKLAVSLRQKHPAAMDSTTLAEEKTEVRNDEVISDKPDVSVKDDLPHIVELEKKPDMPEMESDGNHTVMALVKQAVEIDKEVQNRLDDKHTTPDISVDEDGGHFNKNKESQPSFSVADEMQKFPHATLESPLEKGLGEVEHSSSGSLDSIEPLPEFNEDQVGLHSDVFTFLGWAATEIEAKVTEWTILIISLLPEEWKPGETLYGCPWQAVIITALVGLLTFTIFFWKSVLVVKRREYLVDEEQMANQMKALKKEKDDALTRMNDLQKQTEELKETQKDSAEVVSCAVKKTKELESQILEAEKRYESLLEEKKTYQKVIDEEKENSIQIGNKIKKLEKSNEKLELSRKKVQEALAKTTVLLDEAKIREDARSVQHKSLNKEYAGLKEENKNLKVNIKEWEDKHTALSEQIKVYQKAQKELEDSVVLKDHNVEVLSELLADLDACELQKNDGKVLVNGEVAPDKKTAVKNRIKQMMDVSRVQTTLTVIEEERDRFMSKLLNEEKIRKALEEKHQELEHSIATLKSEKSHVENQFKVLQQKNEIMVEMYQQKENALQQRLTKEELERRSKENMLSEVGGKAVEAEEQVKVLRQRINEMEEQMKKTEEVYKEQIKEQENKTHSNWVNARNAERALNQEKLESSKLREKLAGLTSQLNERRAPLFRPNSGQAANTRQGDSYGPSPVSGGAPSPPLMIEGPRRPPSAPVGRRIDPYGPRPPSDPHSRYPGMDMSGPRSSSPANLDASQTQAVDPHTKGEDEASNEAPEAGPGSFLASPIRDSPGHMNQGPPPPGPGLHDPPFPPGPHGRLPPGGPYRPPRPPLYHPPNVPLPPPGPPLPTNGLPGMPPPGSMGGDFGPRPANGHSFQPRPGPGHIMDPRGPPPPLFRPPPPHHYGPMPPGPRGPMGPRPPFPPDMRFPGPREHGGPMPEPPHPGHSEAFGQPPAAATRGSAGGPPPKREASQDSARPAMVEP; this comes from the exons ATGGCAGCTAAACACTTCTACCGAAAAggctttttattacttttatttaattttatctcAACCGCCGCCTTGGAGAAGCGATTCTCCGACTTTAAGAGATGCGCCGATGAGGAGTGCAGCA TGCTCCTTTGTCGTGGAAAAGCAGTAGAAGATTTCAAAGGACCAGACTGTCGGTTCTTGTCATTCAAGAAATCAGAAACTGTCTATGTATATTACAAATTGTCAGGGAAAAGGGCTGACATGTGGGCTGGGAGC GTTGGAAGTCTCTTTGGATATTTCCCAATGGACCTCCTGGATGTCAACCATGTTTATACGGGTAATGAAGTTGAAGTTCCAACAGAG GAAACAGATTTTGTCTGTTTCGACACAGGATTTGACCAATTTGATAACTACGACATAGATTCACTGTTGAGCTTTTCAACGCAGGAGAGTAATGTTGAAAATGAACAGAATCCTGATGAAACCCAAGTGCCAGAGGACGCTGCGAAAGACACAAGCGCACGAGAGGAGGAGGCAGTGAATGACAGTGAAGAAGGAACTGAGGATGACATGGCCTCAAATGATCAAAGTGCCTCTTTTCTTCAACTCGATTTGGAAAATGAATCTCAAGAACAAGAAAACGTGCCTGACACAGACGTTACACCTGATGACACTGACGATGCTGCTGATGACGACATGAATGAGCAAATAACCACCACAGACTATTTTCTTGAAGATGCTGAGTTAGAGCATGAAACCAAAGATCTTCACAAAGAACGCGAGGAGGAATCTCTACCCAAAGATGCTCTTACGTCGGAACATATTACAGTTTCAACTTCTCAAGGAGACAAAATATCTGAGTTAGGAACTACCTTTGGGTCAACTTTTGATGCTGTCACCACAGATGCTGAAGCCACCATTAAAGTCACGCCATATGAACAGGAGGAGAATGAAGTGTTTGAAGATCATTCTGACAGACACGGTGATGCTGACGAGGAACGACCAACTCCATTGCTTTCTTTTTCAGAGGAACAAGCTGACACGGTTGTAGTTGCAGAAGATGACAAATCAAAACCTGATGATGAGAAGGTCACGTCAACCCCATTTGATGAGAGTGTTTCTTCTGAGAGTGACCCTGAGTGGACTGACCAAGAAATAAGTTCAGAAGAAGATTTGGAGGAAGAGCTGGAGTCAGAAACACCACTGAGTGAAGAGGAACCACAAAACGATACTACACCAGAGAATGATGATCCAGTTCTTGGAGATTCACCTGATTCTAAAGAAAACAAAGACCCTGAGAACCTTGATCCATTCAATACAGTGTCACTCGATTCTCTTTCTTCAGATCCTAAAGATCACACAGAGCCAGATAACCTAGATCCAATCTCTACAGATTCACGAGATTCTCTTCATGTAGCTCAAACGAAAACAGTGGTTGAGGAAGTCTTGTTTGATCCTGAGGAGAATGATGGCAGCCTAGCGATTAAGCTTGAGGAACCTCAAGCTGAAAGACCAAGACATGCTGATGAGCTGGAACGTCAAGGCGAGAGAACCGTTCACAGTACATTTGATTCTGTATCCGTACATCAAGCtgaattgcacaagaaattaACAGAAGAACACACTCCAAAGAAAGAGCTGACAGAAGAAGTCGGCACTGCTAAAGAAAAGACGCATGACTACAGCGTTGTAATGGAGGATAAAAAGGAATTGAACGAAGCTTTATTTGAAAGTGAAACTGAAAGACATGAAGCTCTTGAAATTAACCGTGATGTGCCTTCAAAGGAGATGCAATCCCTTGATTCATTTATTAAGCTTGACAATGAAGCAGCCGGAGCTGATGTCCTACTCCAAAAGCAATTACTTTCAGATTCTGAACGCAGTCAACAGAACGAGCCACATATTGATGAGGAAAAAACAGAGATAGATGAAGACAAACGTGAGGAAAGAGAAGACCtacttgaagatgaaaatgcACTTTCTGCAAACCCCTTGCCAGAAACAAGTCCACACGATACCTCAAACCCTGAGCCGGTCTACAGCGACAGCGTACAGAGGCTGACTCTACTGCACGGTCATCACACTGAAGAGAAGATGCTGCGTTTACAAAAGTTTCTTGGTCTCAACAATCTTTACAAAGTAGAGTCTATGTTCTCGGACCTGGACACTGAGTTAAAGGACACGCGTCTCACACACAAAGGGACGGCGCAAGACCTCGACGTTGTGCTTGGGAACATCTTGGAAACCTCGGAAAGTACCATCTTGGATGAAGTTGAGAAGATTCTGCATGAGAAGATTCTGCATAGCCAGCACTCCATATATGATGAGAAGCAGCGACAGGATATGATAGCTCACGGAACGGACATACTGGACGACTTCCAGAAGCTGGCGGTCAGTCTAAGACAGAAGCATCCTGCAGCAATGGATAGCACAACTCTTGCAGAAGAGAAAACAGAAGTTAGGAATGACGAGG TCATTTCAGACAAACCTGACGTGAGCGTCAAAGATGACTTGCCTCACATTGTTGAATTGGAGAAGAAACCTGACATGCCAGAGATGGAGAGTGACGGAAACCATACTGTAATGGCGCTTGTGAAACAGGCGGTAGAAATTGATAAAGAAGTGCAGAACCGCTTGGATGACAAGCATACCACACCGGATATTAGTGTGGATGAAGATGGCGGACActtcaataaaaacaaagaaagccAGCCAAGTTTCAGCGTGGCAGATGAGATGCAGAAGTTTCCTCACGCCACATTGGAAAGTCCCTTAGAAAAGGGTCTTGGTGAAGTGGAGCACTCGTCCTCAG GGTCTTTGGACTCCATCGAGCCTTTGCCTGAATTTAATGAGGATCAAGTGGGATTACACTCAGATGTGTTCACTTTTCTGGGTTGGGCTGCTACAGAGATTGAGGCTAAAGTTACAGAGTGGACTATTCTT ATAATTTCACTGCTGCCGGAAGAGTGGAAGCCTGGGGAAACCTTGTATGGCTGTCCTTGGCAGGCTGTCATAATCACTGCTTTGGTTGGCCTCCTGACCTTCACCATCTTCTTCTGGAAATCTGTGCTAGTG GTAAAGAGAAGGGAATATCTTG TGGATGAAGAACAGATGGCCAATCAAATGAAAGCGCTTAAAAAAGAGAAAGATGATGCACTGACCCGAATGAATGATCTTCAGAAACAG actgaagagTTGAAAGAAACCCAAAAGGACTCTGCAGAAGTTGTTAGTTGTGCAGTGAAAAAGACGAAAGAATTGGAG agTCAGATTTTGGAGGCTGAAAAAAGGTATGAGAGCTTGCTGGAGGAAAAGAAGACATACCAAAAAGTAATtgatgaagaaaaagaaaactcaatACAAATTGGAAATAAg ATTAAAAAATTGGAGAAGTCAAACGAGAAGCTTGAGCTGAGCAGAAAGAAAGTTCAGGAAGCTTTAGCTAAG ACGACCGTCCTCCTAGATGAAGCCAAGATCCGGGAAGATGCACGCAGTGTTCAGCACAAAAGTCTCAACAAGGAGTATGCAGGACTGAAAGAAGAGAATAAAAAC CTTAAAGTAAACATAAAAGAGTGGGAGGACAAACACACAGCACTGAGCGAGCAGATAAAAGTCTACCAGAAGGCTCAGAAAGAGCTGGAGGACTCCGTGGTGCTCAAAGATCACAACGTGGAG GTTTTGTCCGAACTCCTGGCAGACCTCGACGCCTGTGAGCTACAGAAAAACGATGGCAAAGTATTGGTGAATGGCGAAGTAGCACCTG ATAAGAAGACTGCAGTAAAGAACAGGATTAAACAGATGATGGATGTCTCCAGG GTCCAGACCACGCTCACGGTGATCGAAGAGGAGCGCGACCGCTTCATGTCCAAGCTGCTTAATGAGGAAAAGATCAGAAAAGCTCTGGAAG AAAAACACCAGGAACTTGAACACAGCATCGCAACCCTGAAAAGTGAGAAGAGCCACGTGGAAAACCAGTTCAAAGTCCTCCAGCAGAAGAATGAAATCATGGTGGAGATGTACCAGCAAAAGGAGAACGCTCTGCAGCA GAGGCTCACGAAGGAGGAGCTGGAGCGTCGCAGCAAAGAGAACATGCTGTCGGAGGTGGGCGGCAAAGCCGTGGAGGCCGAGGAGCAAGTCAAAGTTCTGCGTCAGCGCATTAATGAGATGGAGGAGCAGATGAAGAAGACTGAGGAAGTCTATAAAGAGCAG ataaaagaaCAGGAAAACAAGACTCACTCCAACTGG gtgaaTGCTCGTAACGCAGAAAGGGCTTTAAATCAAGAGAAGCTTGAATCTTCCAAGCTGCGTGAGAA GTTGGCAGGACTGACCTCGCAGTTGAATGAGCGCCGCGCTCCTCTCTTCAGGCCCAACTCGGGACAAGCTGCTAACACTCGCCAAG GCGATTCATATGGGCCCTCCCCAGTGAGTGGGGGGGCGCCATCCCCTCCATTAATGATCGAGGGTCCCAGGCGCCCTCCCTCGGCCCCAGTGGGGCGAAGAATTGACCCGTATG GTCCGCGCCCTCCCTCGGACCCACACAGTCGCTATCCTGGGATGG ACATGTCGGGTCCCCGCAGTTCATCACCTGCCAACTTGGATGCTTCT CAGACCCAAGCAGTAGATCCACACACAAAAGGGGAGGATGAGGCCTCCAATGAGGCTCCTGAGGCA GGTCCTGGATCCTTCCTGGCATCGCCCATCAGGGACTCTCCTGGGCACATGAATCAAGGACCGCCGCCACCCGGTCCCGGACTCCACGACCCGCCCTTCCCGCCAGGACCCCACGGCCGCTTGCCGCCCGGCGGTCCGTACAGACCTCCGAGGCCGCCCCTCTACCACCCTCCGAATGTGCCTCTGCCTCCTCCTGGGCCGCCGCTGCCCACCAACGGGCTCCCGGGTATGCCACCGCCCGGCTCGATGGGCGGAGACTTTGGGCCCCGCCCCGCCAACGGACACTCATTCCAACCCAGGCCCGGTCCAGGTCACATCATGGATCCACGGGGTCCTCCGCCGCCACTGTTCCGTCCACCTCCGCCTCATCATTATGGGCCGATGCCACCTG GTCCTCGTGGTCCTATGGGGCCGCGCCCCCCATTCCCTCCTGACATGCGCTTCCCAGGACCGCGCGAGCACGGCGGCCCCATGCCGGAACCGCCACATCCTGGTCACAGTGAAGCCTTTGGCCAACCTCCCGCCGCCGCCACTCGCGGCTCGGCAGGAGGTCCGCCCCCAAAGCGGGAGGCCTCTCAGGACTCAGCGAGGCCAGCCATGGttgagccttaa
- the mia3 gene encoding transport and Golgi organization protein 1 homolog isoform X2, with amino-acid sequence MAAKHFYRKGFLLLLFNFISTAALEKRFSDFKRCADEECSMLLCRGKAVEDFKGPDCRFLSFKKSETVYVYYKLSGKRADMWAGSVGSLFGYFPMDLLDVNHVYTGNEVEVPTEETDFVCFDTGFDQFDNYDIDSLLSFSTQESNVENEQNPDETQVPEDAAKDTSAREEEAVNDSEEGTEDDMASNDQSASFLQLDLENESQEQENVPDTDVTPDDTDDAADDDMNEQITTTDYFLEDAELEHETKDLHKEREEESLPKDALTSEHITVSTSQGDKISELGTTFGSTFDAVTTDAEATIKVTPYEQEENEVFEDHSDRHGDADEERPTPLLSFSEEQADTVVVAEDDKSKPDDEKVTSTPFDESVSSESDPEWTDQEISSEEDLEEELESETPLSEEEPQNDTTPENDDPVLGDSPDSKENKDPENLDPFNTVSLDSLSSDPKDHTEPDNLDPISTDSRDSLHVAQTKTVVEEVLFDPEENDGSLAIKLEEPQAERPRHADELERQGERTVHSTFDSVSVHQAELHKKLTEEHTPKKELTEEVGTAKEKTHDYSVVMEDKKELNEALFESETERHEALEINRDVPSKEMQSLDSFIKLDNEAAGADVLLQKQLLSDSERSQQNEPHIDEEKTEIDEDKREEREDLLEDENALSANPLPETSPHDTSNPEPVYSDSVQRLTLLHGHHTEEKMLRLQKFLGLNNLYKVESMFSDLDTELKDTRLTHKGTAQDLDVVLGNILETSESTILDEVEKILHEKILHSQHSIYDEKQRQDMIAHGTDILDDFQKLAVSLRQKHPAAMDSTTLAEEKTEVRNDEVISDKPDVSVKDDLPHIVELEKKPDMPEMESDGNHTVMALVKQAVEIDKEVQNRLDDKHTTPDISVDEDGGHFNKNKESQPSFSVADEMQKFPHATLESPLEKGLGEVEHSSSGSLDSIEPLPEFNEDQVGLHSDVFTFLGWAATEIEAKVTEWTILIISLLPEEWKPGETLYGCPWQAVIITALVGLLTFTIFFWKSVLVVKRREYLVDEEQMANQMKALKKEKDDALTRMNDLQKQTEELKETQKDSAEVVSCAVKKTKELESQILEAEKRYESLLEEKKTYQKVIDEEKENSIQIGNKIKKLEKSNEKLELSRKKVQEALAKTTVLLDEAKIREDARSVQHKSLNKEYAGLKEENKNLKVNIKEWEDKHTALSEQIKVYQKAQKELEDSVVLKDHNVEVLSELLADLDACELQKNDGKVLVNGEVAPDKKTAVKNRIKQMMDVSRVQTTLTVIEEERDRFMSKLLNEEKIRKALEEKHQELEHSIATLKSEKSHVENQFKVLQQKNEIMVEMYQQKENALQQRLTKEELERRSKENMLSEVGGKAVEAEEQVKVLRQRINEMEEQMKKTEEVYKEQIKEQENKTHSNWVNARNAERALNQEKLESSKLREKLAGLTSQLNERRAPLFRPNSGQAANTRQGDSYGPSPVSGGAPSPPLMIEGPRRPPSAPVGRRIDPYGPRPPSDPHSRYPGMDMSGPRSSSPANLDASTQAVDPHTKGEDEASNEAPEAGPGSFLASPIRDSPGHMNQGPPPPGPGLHDPPFPPGPHGRLPPGGPYRPPRPPLYHPPNVPLPPPGPPLPTNGLPGMPPPGSMGGDFGPRPANGHSFQPRPGPGHIMDPRGPPPPLFRPPPPHHYGPMPPGPRGPMGPRPPFPPDMRFPGPREHGGPMPEPPHPGHSEAFGQPPAAATRGSAGGPPPKREASQDSARPAMVEP; translated from the exons ATGGCAGCTAAACACTTCTACCGAAAAggctttttattacttttatttaattttatctcAACCGCCGCCTTGGAGAAGCGATTCTCCGACTTTAAGAGATGCGCCGATGAGGAGTGCAGCA TGCTCCTTTGTCGTGGAAAAGCAGTAGAAGATTTCAAAGGACCAGACTGTCGGTTCTTGTCATTCAAGAAATCAGAAACTGTCTATGTATATTACAAATTGTCAGGGAAAAGGGCTGACATGTGGGCTGGGAGC GTTGGAAGTCTCTTTGGATATTTCCCAATGGACCTCCTGGATGTCAACCATGTTTATACGGGTAATGAAGTTGAAGTTCCAACAGAG GAAACAGATTTTGTCTGTTTCGACACAGGATTTGACCAATTTGATAACTACGACATAGATTCACTGTTGAGCTTTTCAACGCAGGAGAGTAATGTTGAAAATGAACAGAATCCTGATGAAACCCAAGTGCCAGAGGACGCTGCGAAAGACACAAGCGCACGAGAGGAGGAGGCAGTGAATGACAGTGAAGAAGGAACTGAGGATGACATGGCCTCAAATGATCAAAGTGCCTCTTTTCTTCAACTCGATTTGGAAAATGAATCTCAAGAACAAGAAAACGTGCCTGACACAGACGTTACACCTGATGACACTGACGATGCTGCTGATGACGACATGAATGAGCAAATAACCACCACAGACTATTTTCTTGAAGATGCTGAGTTAGAGCATGAAACCAAAGATCTTCACAAAGAACGCGAGGAGGAATCTCTACCCAAAGATGCTCTTACGTCGGAACATATTACAGTTTCAACTTCTCAAGGAGACAAAATATCTGAGTTAGGAACTACCTTTGGGTCAACTTTTGATGCTGTCACCACAGATGCTGAAGCCACCATTAAAGTCACGCCATATGAACAGGAGGAGAATGAAGTGTTTGAAGATCATTCTGACAGACACGGTGATGCTGACGAGGAACGACCAACTCCATTGCTTTCTTTTTCAGAGGAACAAGCTGACACGGTTGTAGTTGCAGAAGATGACAAATCAAAACCTGATGATGAGAAGGTCACGTCAACCCCATTTGATGAGAGTGTTTCTTCTGAGAGTGACCCTGAGTGGACTGACCAAGAAATAAGTTCAGAAGAAGATTTGGAGGAAGAGCTGGAGTCAGAAACACCACTGAGTGAAGAGGAACCACAAAACGATACTACACCAGAGAATGATGATCCAGTTCTTGGAGATTCACCTGATTCTAAAGAAAACAAAGACCCTGAGAACCTTGATCCATTCAATACAGTGTCACTCGATTCTCTTTCTTCAGATCCTAAAGATCACACAGAGCCAGATAACCTAGATCCAATCTCTACAGATTCACGAGATTCTCTTCATGTAGCTCAAACGAAAACAGTGGTTGAGGAAGTCTTGTTTGATCCTGAGGAGAATGATGGCAGCCTAGCGATTAAGCTTGAGGAACCTCAAGCTGAAAGACCAAGACATGCTGATGAGCTGGAACGTCAAGGCGAGAGAACCGTTCACAGTACATTTGATTCTGTATCCGTACATCAAGCtgaattgcacaagaaattaACAGAAGAACACACTCCAAAGAAAGAGCTGACAGAAGAAGTCGGCACTGCTAAAGAAAAGACGCATGACTACAGCGTTGTAATGGAGGATAAAAAGGAATTGAACGAAGCTTTATTTGAAAGTGAAACTGAAAGACATGAAGCTCTTGAAATTAACCGTGATGTGCCTTCAAAGGAGATGCAATCCCTTGATTCATTTATTAAGCTTGACAATGAAGCAGCCGGAGCTGATGTCCTACTCCAAAAGCAATTACTTTCAGATTCTGAACGCAGTCAACAGAACGAGCCACATATTGATGAGGAAAAAACAGAGATAGATGAAGACAAACGTGAGGAAAGAGAAGACCtacttgaagatgaaaatgcACTTTCTGCAAACCCCTTGCCAGAAACAAGTCCACACGATACCTCAAACCCTGAGCCGGTCTACAGCGACAGCGTACAGAGGCTGACTCTACTGCACGGTCATCACACTGAAGAGAAGATGCTGCGTTTACAAAAGTTTCTTGGTCTCAACAATCTTTACAAAGTAGAGTCTATGTTCTCGGACCTGGACACTGAGTTAAAGGACACGCGTCTCACACACAAAGGGACGGCGCAAGACCTCGACGTTGTGCTTGGGAACATCTTGGAAACCTCGGAAAGTACCATCTTGGATGAAGTTGAGAAGATTCTGCATGAGAAGATTCTGCATAGCCAGCACTCCATATATGATGAGAAGCAGCGACAGGATATGATAGCTCACGGAACGGACATACTGGACGACTTCCAGAAGCTGGCGGTCAGTCTAAGACAGAAGCATCCTGCAGCAATGGATAGCACAACTCTTGCAGAAGAGAAAACAGAAGTTAGGAATGACGAGG TCATTTCAGACAAACCTGACGTGAGCGTCAAAGATGACTTGCCTCACATTGTTGAATTGGAGAAGAAACCTGACATGCCAGAGATGGAGAGTGACGGAAACCATACTGTAATGGCGCTTGTGAAACAGGCGGTAGAAATTGATAAAGAAGTGCAGAACCGCTTGGATGACAAGCATACCACACCGGATATTAGTGTGGATGAAGATGGCGGACActtcaataaaaacaaagaaagccAGCCAAGTTTCAGCGTGGCAGATGAGATGCAGAAGTTTCCTCACGCCACATTGGAAAGTCCCTTAGAAAAGGGTCTTGGTGAAGTGGAGCACTCGTCCTCAG GGTCTTTGGACTCCATCGAGCCTTTGCCTGAATTTAATGAGGATCAAGTGGGATTACACTCAGATGTGTTCACTTTTCTGGGTTGGGCTGCTACAGAGATTGAGGCTAAAGTTACAGAGTGGACTATTCTT ATAATTTCACTGCTGCCGGAAGAGTGGAAGCCTGGGGAAACCTTGTATGGCTGTCCTTGGCAGGCTGTCATAATCACTGCTTTGGTTGGCCTCCTGACCTTCACCATCTTCTTCTGGAAATCTGTGCTAGTG GTAAAGAGAAGGGAATATCTTG TGGATGAAGAACAGATGGCCAATCAAATGAAAGCGCTTAAAAAAGAGAAAGATGATGCACTGACCCGAATGAATGATCTTCAGAAACAG actgaagagTTGAAAGAAACCCAAAAGGACTCTGCAGAAGTTGTTAGTTGTGCAGTGAAAAAGACGAAAGAATTGGAG agTCAGATTTTGGAGGCTGAAAAAAGGTATGAGAGCTTGCTGGAGGAAAAGAAGACATACCAAAAAGTAATtgatgaagaaaaagaaaactcaatACAAATTGGAAATAAg ATTAAAAAATTGGAGAAGTCAAACGAGAAGCTTGAGCTGAGCAGAAAGAAAGTTCAGGAAGCTTTAGCTAAG ACGACCGTCCTCCTAGATGAAGCCAAGATCCGGGAAGATGCACGCAGTGTTCAGCACAAAAGTCTCAACAAGGAGTATGCAGGACTGAAAGAAGAGAATAAAAAC CTTAAAGTAAACATAAAAGAGTGGGAGGACAAACACACAGCACTGAGCGAGCAGATAAAAGTCTACCAGAAGGCTCAGAAAGAGCTGGAGGACTCCGTGGTGCTCAAAGATCACAACGTGGAG GTTTTGTCCGAACTCCTGGCAGACCTCGACGCCTGTGAGCTACAGAAAAACGATGGCAAAGTATTGGTGAATGGCGAAGTAGCACCTG ATAAGAAGACTGCAGTAAAGAACAGGATTAAACAGATGATGGATGTCTCCAGG GTCCAGACCACGCTCACGGTGATCGAAGAGGAGCGCGACCGCTTCATGTCCAAGCTGCTTAATGAGGAAAAGATCAGAAAAGCTCTGGAAG AAAAACACCAGGAACTTGAACACAGCATCGCAACCCTGAAAAGTGAGAAGAGCCACGTGGAAAACCAGTTCAAAGTCCTCCAGCAGAAGAATGAAATCATGGTGGAGATGTACCAGCAAAAGGAGAACGCTCTGCAGCA GAGGCTCACGAAGGAGGAGCTGGAGCGTCGCAGCAAAGAGAACATGCTGTCGGAGGTGGGCGGCAAAGCCGTGGAGGCCGAGGAGCAAGTCAAAGTTCTGCGTCAGCGCATTAATGAGATGGAGGAGCAGATGAAGAAGACTGAGGAAGTCTATAAAGAGCAG ataaaagaaCAGGAAAACAAGACTCACTCCAACTGG gtgaaTGCTCGTAACGCAGAAAGGGCTTTAAATCAAGAGAAGCTTGAATCTTCCAAGCTGCGTGAGAA GTTGGCAGGACTGACCTCGCAGTTGAATGAGCGCCGCGCTCCTCTCTTCAGGCCCAACTCGGGACAAGCTGCTAACACTCGCCAAG GCGATTCATATGGGCCCTCCCCAGTGAGTGGGGGGGCGCCATCCCCTCCATTAATGATCGAGGGTCCCAGGCGCCCTCCCTCGGCCCCAGTGGGGCGAAGAATTGACCCGTATG GTCCGCGCCCTCCCTCGGACCCACACAGTCGCTATCCTGGGATGG ACATGTCGGGTCCCCGCAGTTCATCACCTGCCAACTTGGATGCTTCT ACCCAAGCAGTAGATCCACACACAAAAGGGGAGGATGAGGCCTCCAATGAGGCTCCTGAGGCA GGTCCTGGATCCTTCCTGGCATCGCCCATCAGGGACTCTCCTGGGCACATGAATCAAGGACCGCCGCCACCCGGTCCCGGACTCCACGACCCGCCCTTCCCGCCAGGACCCCACGGCCGCTTGCCGCCCGGCGGTCCGTACAGACCTCCGAGGCCGCCCCTCTACCACCCTCCGAATGTGCCTCTGCCTCCTCCTGGGCCGCCGCTGCCCACCAACGGGCTCCCGGGTATGCCACCGCCCGGCTCGATGGGCGGAGACTTTGGGCCCCGCCCCGCCAACGGACACTCATTCCAACCCAGGCCCGGTCCAGGTCACATCATGGATCCACGGGGTCCTCCGCCGCCACTGTTCCGTCCACCTCCGCCTCATCATTATGGGCCGATGCCACCTG GTCCTCGTGGTCCTATGGGGCCGCGCCCCCCATTCCCTCCTGACATGCGCTTCCCAGGACCGCGCGAGCACGGCGGCCCCATGCCGGAACCGCCACATCCTGGTCACAGTGAAGCCTTTGGCCAACCTCCCGCCGCCGCCACTCGCGGCTCGGCAGGAGGTCCGCCCCCAAAGCGGGAGGCCTCTCAGGACTCAGCGAGGCCAGCCATGGttgagccttaa